One Cyanobacteriota bacterium DNA window includes the following coding sequences:
- a CDS encoding ABC transporter ATP-binding protein, whose protein sequence is MTTDFAIRTHNLTKQFDRQTAVNDVDLEVKTGEVYGLIGPNGAGKTTLIRMLAAAEEPTTGEIYIAGERLRRDHSNPNLKRHLGYLPDDFPLYDDLTVWDYLDYFARLYRLRNPRRRERLHDVLELVQLTSKRNSQISTLSRGMKQRLSLARTIIHEPILLLLDEPVSGLDPIARMQFREIIKTLQEAGMTILISSHVLSDLAELCTSVGIMELGFLVESAPLKDLYQRLSRQQIIVGTLGDVEALIAELRNHPLVEAITPLPDSTNLRV, encoded by the coding sequence ATGACGACTGACTTTGCAATTCGCACCCACAACTTGACCAAGCAGTTCGATCGCCAGACCGCTGTTAACGACGTTGATCTAGAGGTAAAAACCGGTGAAGTCTATGGATTAATTGGCCCCAATGGTGCTGGTAAGACCACCCTCATCCGCATGTTAGCCGCTGCTGAAGAGCCGACTACAGGCGAAATTTACATTGCTGGAGAACGGCTGCGTCGAGATCACAGTAATCCCAACTTGAAGCGTCATCTGGGTTACCTGCCCGATGACTTTCCGCTTTATGATGACCTCACCGTTTGGGACTATTTAGACTACTTTGCTCGCCTCTATCGTCTACGCAATCCTCGCCGTCGGGAACGCCTGCATGATGTGCTAGAACTCGTGCAATTGACCAGTAAACGCAACAGCCAAATCTCTACCCTATCTAGGGGGATGAAGCAGCGCTTGAGCTTGGCACGTACCATTATCCACGAGCCAATTCTGCTGTTGTTGGATGAGCCAGTGTCTGGATTGGATCCGATCGCTCGGATGCAGTTTCGAGAAATCATCAAAACGCTTCAAGAAGCTGGCATGACCATCCTGATTTCATCCCACGTGCTCAGTGACTTAGCAGAACTCTGCACTTCCGTAGGCATTATGGAATTGGGATTTTTAGTGGAGAGTGCACCCCTTAAGGATCTATACCAACGCCTCAGCCGCCAACAAATTATCGTGGGCACCCTTGGAGATGTAGAAGCCTTGATTGCAGAGCTACGCAACCATCCTTTAGTCGAGGCGATCACACCCTTACCAGACAGCACTAACCTACGAGTCA
- a CDS encoding MFS transporter, which translates to MKVLTTLEPQTRQDLLVLFMAGLLFWTSLALLLPVLPLFVSDLGGTEQQVGFVMGAFAVGLVMSRRWIGRWTDQYGRKLVMLIGLGVVAIAPLGYLVLYNIPSHILPHIPAMIGIRAFHGISIAAFTTAYSALIVDISPVDKRGELLGY; encoded by the coding sequence TTGAAAGTTCTGACAACACTTGAACCCCAGACCCGTCAAGATTTGCTGGTGTTATTCATGGCTGGACTATTGTTTTGGACAAGTCTGGCTCTGTTATTGCCTGTGCTGCCGCTGTTTGTCAGTGATTTAGGCGGCACTGAACAGCAAGTAGGGTTTGTGATGGGGGCCTTCGCCGTTGGTCTAGTTATGTCGCGTCGATGGATAGGGCGTTGGACAGATCAATATGGCCGCAAGCTAGTAATGCTGATTGGTTTAGGAGTGGTAGCGATCGCACCCTTGGGATACTTGGTTCTTTACAACATCCCCAGCCACATCTTGCCTCACATCCCCGCCATGATTGGGATTCGTGCTTTCCATGGCATTAGCATCGCTGCTTTTACCACAGCCTATAGCGCTTTGATTGTGGATATTTCGCCGGTGGACAAGCGGGGTGAACTCCTGGGTTAT